GATGGGCCGGCCGATCGGCAGTGCGCCGTGGGGCACAGGTTGTCCTGGCTCCAGGGTGAAGACAGTGCAGTCGACCGTGGTTTCGGTGGGTCCGTAGACGTTGTGCAGGCGCACCTGAGGCAAGCGCTCGCGCACCTGGCGTGCCAGGGATTCGGTCAGCTCACCGCCACCGCAGACGATATCGGTCAGGCTGGCGCACTGCGCGCTACGCGTCTGCTCGACGAACTGCTGCAACAGCGCCGGCACGAACTGCACCACGCTGACCTGCCGTTCAATGATCTCCCGTGCGACATAATCCGCGTCGCGCTGGCCGTCCGGTCGCGCCAGCACCAGACGCAACCCGCTGCCCAGCGGCCAGAACAGCTCCCACACCGAGGCGTCGAAACTGATCGGCGTCTTGTGCAGCAGCGCGCCGTCGGCGCGGGTCGGGCACAGCCCCGCGGCCCAGCGCACCAGGTTGACCACGCTGCGGTGCTCGACCATCACCCCCTTTGGCATTCCGGTGGAGCCAGAGGTGTAGATCACATAGGCCAGGTGCCGTGGGGTGAGCCCGGTCACCCGTGGGCAGGTGGCCGGCAAGGCTTCCCAGGTCGGCTGGTCGAGGTCGATCCGTGGCACCGCCACCTCGCCCGGTACCTCGCGGGTAGCGCTGTGGACCAGCACCGCCAATGGCGCGCTGTCTTCGAGCATATGACGGATACGCCCGGCCGGGTAACCCGGGTCGAGCGGCACGTAGGCGCCACCGGCCTTGAGGATGGCCAGCAGGCCAACCACCATCGAAACGCTGCGTTCGACGCAAATCGCCACCCGGTCGTCGGGCTTGACCCCGAGTTCGATCAGATGGTGGGCCAGGCGGTTGGCCTGCTCGTCGAGTTGCCGATAGCTCAGTCGCTCGCCATCGGTCTCCACCGCGACGGCTTCGGGGCGCAGCTGCGCCTGGTGTTCGAACAGGGCGTGCAGCGGCAGGTCCAGGTCATGGTCGACCGCCGTGTCATTGCAGTCCACCAGCAGGTGATGGCGTTCCTCGACGGTCAGCACCGGCAGGTCCAGCAATGGCCGCTCGGGCTGCTGTTCGAGCGCTTCCACCACCCCTTCAAATACCTGCCGCAACTGCCCACACAAGCGCTCTGCGCCCCACTCGGCAAGGGCTTGGACCGTCAGGCGCAGGTCCTCGCCGAGGTCGTCGACGGCCAGGTTCAAGGGGTAGTTGGTGCGCTCCTCGGCCCCCACCACATCAATGCCCGGCGCCACCGCGATCACCTCGGCCGCATCGCCCGCCGCACTGTGGCGGTAGTTGAGCATGCTGTTGAACAGCGGCGTCGGCGCCACCACGCCGCTGCAGCGCTGGGCCAGGGCCAGGGGCGCCTGCTCATGGCCGAGCAACGCCGTCAGTTGTCGATGGGTGACCAACAGCGCCTCACGCACACCCTGCCCGCACAGGTCGACGCGCAGTGGCAAGGTGTTGATGAACATGCCCAGGGCCTGTTCAGCGCCCTCACCCGCCGCCATACGCCCGAGCAGCACACTGCCGAACACCACCGACTCGCGTCCGGACAGCGCCCCAAGCAGGCGCGCCAGCCCCAGGTGCATGATGCTCGCCGGGCTCACGCCGAGCAGCCGGGCCTGGGCCCGCAGGCGCTGGCTAAGGCTGGAAGCCAGGGTCAGCCTGGCTTCCTCCATGGCCTGGCCGGCCACCTCCTGGATACCGAAGGCCAGGGTCGGCTCGTCGATATCGGCGAGCATGGCGCCGAAGAAGGCCTCATGGGCCTGTTCATCCTGGGCCTGCCGACTTCTGGCCAGCAGGTCGCGGAACGGCACCGGGGCCGGCAGTCGCTCACCTTCACCCGTCAGGTAGGCCTGGATCTCGCGGCGCACGATATCCAGCCCGGTGTGATCCATGACGGTGTGATGGAACAGCAGCAAGGCCATTACCTCGCCGTCGCGGGTCTGGGCATGCACCAGGCGCAGTAGCGGCGCCTGGCCCAGGTCCATGCGGTAGTGATGAGTGTCGAAACGCGCCCGCAACTGGCCCCGTACATCCTCGTCGCCGTTCAGCTCGACGGCCTCGCAGACCAGCGGCGCCTTGCGCCACACCACCTGCAGCGGCTGGTCGAGGTATTCCCAGGCCAGCGCCGTGCGCAGGATGTCATGGCGCTGGATCACCCAGTCGAGGGCCTCGGCGAACGCCTGCAGGCGCTCGGGGCTGGCGAAGCGCAGTTGGGCCTGCAGCACATAGGGGTCGCCATCGGCCGCCGTGAGGTGGTGGTAGAGCATGCCCTCCTGCAGCGGCGCCAGCGGGTAGATATCCTGCAGGTTGGCCGCGCCGCCGGGCACAGTGGCAACAATGCGGTCGATGGCCGCCTGGTCGAGACCAGCCAGGGGCAGCATCTCGGGCGTGATGCGCAACGCCGGGCTCAACCATCCATGATCCAGGCCGGCAAGCATCTGCAAGAGCGCCGGCTTGTGGGCCGCCAACGCGTCCCACAGGGCGTCATCGAGCGTGTCTTCATCGCCTTCGACGATCAGGTCGGCCTCCTCGCGCTGGAGTCGGATCGCACGGGTGGAGAGCGCTGCCATGAGTTCGCTGAAGAGCATTGGTAAGCATCCTGCTTTAGCCAGTCGGAAATGCTCGGAACGCTAATGGATCGTGGGGAGGCGGGCTGACATGGGAAGGGGGGACAATACGGCGCCCTGGGTGTCCGGCCGGCGATGCGCGCCGCCAGGAGGATCAAGCGCCGGGCGAACATTGCAATTACCCCGCGCCTGCCCCAAGCTCTGCCGTACCGCCCCCACGGACCGCCCGATGCAACGACGCCACCTTCTCCTGATCGCCCTGCTGCTTGTGCTGATGCTGCCCATCGCGATCGGCTATCTGTGGCGTGACCAGCAGCCCGCGGTGCCCAGCCTGCCGGCGCACAGCTACAGCAAGGCGCTGCGCCAGGCCCATGACGGCCTGCCGGGCGCCGCCAGGGTGCTCTACCAGCAATTGAAACGCGACGACCTGCCACCGATCCGACGCGCCGCGCTGTATGCCGAACTGCCCAACTATCCGTCGCCACTAGCACTGAAGCTGGCCCAGCAGGACTTGGAGCACGCCGACCCGCTGGTTCGGCGTGCCGCCATCGCCAGCATCCACCGCCTGCTGCCTGCCGCCCAGCGCAGCCTGGTGCTGGGCCCGCTCCTGGAAGATGACGAGCAAAGCGTACGCTTCGCCGCGGTCGACGCCCTGCTCGGCCTCGACCCCGACGCCATCGGCTTGTACTTCGGGCCGTTGCAGGATGCCCTGGAGCAGTACGAGCAGACGCTGGAACAACAGCCCGACGACGCCGCGGCGCAGGTTCACCTGGCCCGGCTGTACATGCATGAGCAAGCCTACGAGTCCGCCACGCGGGCCCTGCAGCGCAGCCTGGCGGTGGCTCCCGAAGGCCTGGACGCCCTGGCCACCCAGGTACGCCTGCTGGAACAGCAAGGCCGTCACGACGCCTCCCGCGAAGTGCTGGCCAAGGCCCTGTCACTGCGCCCGGACTCGGCGTTCCTGCAATATGAACTGGGGCTGTGGCTGACCCGCCACGAGCAACAGGCATACGCCCTGCTCGCCCTGGCACGCGCGGTCGAATTGGAGCCGGAAAACAACGACTATCGCTACACCCTGGCCGTCACCCTGCACCAGCTAGAGCAGGTGGACGCCGCGCAGAAGCAGCTGGAGACCGTGCTCAGTCGCCAGCCGGCCAACCGCCGGGCTCGGGTGTTGCTGATCGAGTACTGGAAGGAAACCGGCCAATTGCAGAATGTCCAGGTCCTGCTGGCCGAGCTGGAGCGGCAAAACCCGGACGATCCGTTCCTGCAGCAAGGGCTCTGACGACAGCCTCAGGCCTGCAACATACGCTGAACCTGCGTGACCAGCGTCTGCAACGAGAACGGCTTGAACATCAACGCCGTGCCCGGTTCGTCGAGCAATGCCTGCTCGACCGGGTCGCTGGTGAAGCCGGTGATGAACAGGATCTTCTGCTCCGGCTTGACCATGCGCAGTGCCTTGGCCACCTGACGCCCACTGAAGCCTCCTGGCAAACCGATATCGGTGATCACCAGGTCGAACGGAGCGCCCCGCCTGAACTCGGCCAGCGCGCCATTGGCATCGGCCACGTCGCACACCTCAAAGCCGCACTCGAGCAGGGCCTCCTTCATCAAAGCACGCAGGTTGACTTCGTCATCGATCAACAGCAGCCGCATGCCCTGCGCCT
This window of the Pseudomonas mosselii genome carries:
- a CDS encoding tetratricopeptide repeat protein, coding for MQRRHLLLIALLLVLMLPIAIGYLWRDQQPAVPSLPAHSYSKALRQAHDGLPGAARVLYQQLKRDDLPPIRRAALYAELPNYPSPLALKLAQQDLEHADPLVRRAAIASIHRLLPAAQRSLVLGPLLEDDEQSVRFAAVDALLGLDPDAIGLYFGPLQDALEQYEQTLEQQPDDAAAQVHLARLYMHEQAYESATRALQRSLAVAPEGLDALATQVRLLEQQGRHDASREVLAKALSLRPDSAFLQYELGLWLTRHEQQAYALLALARAVELEPENNDYRYTLAVTLHQLEQVDAAQKQLETVLSRQPANRRARVLLIEYWKETGQLQNVQVLLAELERQNPDDPFLQQGL